A window from Trinickia violacea encodes these proteins:
- a CDS encoding DUF4148 domain-containing protein, with translation MKRQLIAGLALSLLASTAAFAQGGGIGHAGSYNDYSWVGTSTKTRAEVKSEVVQAERDGSLPSMNKQSYPNLSLQGQTQAERVALQENGDSLRLARAGR, from the coding sequence ATGAAGCGCCAACTCATTGCCGGTCTTGCACTTTCGCTGCTGGCCAGCACGGCGGCGTTCGCTCAAGGCGGCGGCATCGGACACGCCGGCTCGTATAACGACTACTCGTGGGTCGGCACGAGCACGAAGACGCGTGCGGAAGTGAAGAGCGAAGTCGTGCAAGCGGAGCGCGACGGCTCGCTGCCGTCGATGAACAAACAAAGCTATCCGAACCTGAGCCTGCAAGGACAGACGCAAGCGGAACGCGTCGCGCTGCAGGAAAACGGCGACTCGCTGCGTCTTGCGCGCGCTGGTCGCTAA
- a CDS encoding purine-nucleoside phosphorylase produces MLTRSLVSFAALTLAACATTAKAPQDNGSFADAVPSGRPVKVMIISMFEPEGQVWLNHLGPWESIPVAGLSPDYPNVHCNQSDICVMTTGIGHANAAASTMAMTFSQRFDLRKTYFLIAGIAGIDPAQGTLGSAAWAKYLVDFGIQWELDGREIPRGWKTGYLGINTKNPNEKPPLDYRSEVFPLNPQLADTAFALSHGVALSDSKEAQLARAKYRYAPANQPPSVIQCDTLASDNWWSGTLLGQRARDWTKILTDGKGVYCTTQQEDNATYEALTRAANANRVDLHRVAVLRAGSDFDRPYAGQTSADNLLNYADQGGFTPAVENLYRAGNPVVQDIATHWGDWRDGVPQR; encoded by the coding sequence ATGCTGACTCGCTCCCTCGTCTCGTTCGCCGCGCTAACGCTCGCTGCCTGTGCTACCACTGCGAAAGCTCCGCAAGACAATGGCAGCTTTGCCGACGCGGTGCCTTCCGGCCGCCCCGTCAAAGTCATGATCATCTCGATGTTCGAGCCCGAAGGGCAGGTGTGGCTGAATCATCTGGGCCCTTGGGAGTCGATCCCGGTCGCGGGCCTGTCTCCCGACTATCCCAACGTTCACTGCAATCAGAGCGACATCTGCGTCATGACGACGGGCATTGGCCACGCGAACGCGGCAGCGTCGACGATGGCCATGACGTTCTCGCAGCGCTTCGACTTGCGCAAGACGTATTTCCTCATCGCGGGCATTGCCGGCATCGATCCTGCGCAGGGCACGCTCGGTTCGGCCGCATGGGCGAAGTACCTCGTGGACTTCGGCATTCAATGGGAGCTCGACGGCCGCGAAATTCCGCGCGGCTGGAAGACCGGCTACCTCGGCATCAATACCAAGAACCCGAACGAAAAGCCGCCGCTCGACTATCGCAGCGAGGTGTTCCCGCTCAACCCGCAGCTCGCCGATACGGCTTTTGCGCTATCGCATGGCGTCGCGCTCTCGGACAGCAAGGAAGCGCAGCTTGCGCGCGCCAAGTATCGCTATGCGCCCGCGAATCAGCCGCCTTCGGTGATTCAGTGCGACACGCTCGCGAGCGACAACTGGTGGTCGGGCACGTTGCTCGGCCAGCGCGCCCGCGATTGGACCAAGATCCTCACGGACGGCAAGGGCGTGTATTGCACGACGCAGCAGGAAGACAACGCAACGTATGAAGCGCTCACGCGCGCAGCGAACGCCAACCGTGTCGATTTACATCGCGTTGCCGTGCTGCGCGCGGGTTCGGACTTCGATCGTCCTTATGCGGGACAAACCAGCGCGGACAATCTGCTCAACTACGCCGACCAAGGCGGCTTTACGCCGGCGGTCGAGAACCTGTACCGCGCGGGCAATCCGGTCGTGCAGGATATCGCGACGCATTGGGGCGACTGGCGCGACGGGGTGCCGCAACGCTAA
- a CDS encoding IS256 family transposase has protein sequence MPRKRKEETTVEPGKGLNLDPELIKQLVPGTLDRATINEQLAALKKAIFERALGGELTHHLGYEKGQAKPEGGTNHRNGTSRKRITTDDDTFDVEIPRDREGTFDPVLIAKGERRFTGFDDKIIAMYARGMSVREIQGFLLEMYGIEVSPDFISTVTDAVLNEVRDWQQRPLEAMYPVVFFDALRVKIRDEGVVRNKAIYLALGVRRDGTRDVLGLWIEQTEGAKFWLRVVNDLKLRGVQDILIAVVDGLKGFPEAINTVFPETTVQTCIVHLIRNSLDFVSWKDRKAAAAALKEVYRAPTAEAAAAALDAFDAGPWGAKYPPIAALWRRAWEQVIPFFAFAPEIRKIVYTTNAIESLHMQLRKIIKARGHFPSDEAALKLIWLALRNVVAKWSGSRHDWKSAMTQFALLYPERFNIGI, from the coding sequence ATGCCACGCAAACGAAAAGAAGAAACGACGGTGGAACCGGGCAAGGGGTTGAACCTGGACCCGGAGCTGATCAAACAACTGGTGCCCGGGACACTGGACCGGGCGACCATTAACGAGCAACTGGCTGCGCTCAAGAAGGCGATCTTCGAACGCGCGCTAGGCGGTGAGCTGACGCACCACCTAGGCTACGAGAAGGGCCAAGCCAAGCCGGAAGGCGGCACGAACCACCGCAACGGCACCAGCCGCAAGCGCATCACGACCGACGACGACACGTTCGACGTCGAGATTCCGCGCGATCGCGAAGGCACGTTCGACCCGGTGCTGATCGCCAAGGGCGAGCGGCGCTTCACCGGTTTCGACGACAAGATCATCGCGATGTACGCACGCGGCATGAGCGTGCGAGAGATTCAGGGTTTCCTGTTGGAGATGTACGGCATCGAGGTGTCGCCGGACTTTATCAGCACGGTGACCGACGCGGTGCTCAACGAAGTGCGCGACTGGCAGCAGCGGCCGCTGGAGGCCATGTATCCGGTGGTGTTCTTCGATGCCCTGCGCGTGAAGATCCGTGACGAAGGCGTGGTACGCAACAAGGCGATCTATCTGGCGCTGGGCGTGCGCCGCGACGGCACACGCGACGTGCTGGGCCTATGGATCGAGCAGACCGAGGGCGCCAAGTTCTGGCTACGAGTGGTCAACGACCTGAAACTGCGCGGTGTGCAGGACATTCTGATTGCCGTGGTCGATGGCCTGAAGGGCTTTCCGGAAGCGATCAACACGGTGTTTCCGGAAACGACGGTCCAGACCTGTATCGTCCATCTGATTCGCAACTCGCTGGACTTCGTGAGTTGGAAGGATCGCAAAGCGGCTGCGGCAGCGCTCAAGGAGGTCTACCGGGCGCCAACGGCCGAGGCGGCTGCCGCGGCCCTGGACGCGTTCGACGCCGGCCCGTGGGGCGCCAAATACCCGCCGATCGCAGCGCTCTGGCGGCGGGCCTGGGAACAGGTGATTCCGTTCTTCGCGTTCGCGCCCGAGATTAGAAAAATCGTCTATACGACAAATGCGATCGAGTCGCTGCACATGCAATTGCGCAAGATCATCAAGGCGCGCGGCCACTTCCCATCGGACGAGGCCGCGCTCAAGCTGATCTGGCTAGCGCTGCGCAACGTCGTTGCCAAATGGAGCGGCTCTCGGCACGATTGGAAAAGCGCGATGACACAGTTCGCGCTGCTTTACCCCGAGCGATTCAATATCGGAATCTGA
- a CDS encoding mechanosensitive ion channel family protein produces the protein MGVASPSGAATPAAAPASNPSPVALTPDEARRALEVLNDPARRVQIEDTLRAIAAAGALSAPPASAAVPASAAASAPSAASAASGTLTSAFKANGLASQLSRQVAGGLHVVSGALGRSTAALLDTQSVRAWWRDEMASPQGVALLWHLAWVVLGTLIPAGLLAALTHYVFKKRVRALVGRKIEIEEEAMRAARRHAAATEAEAKPPASAADVAASAAAARATDTAAARIARNAEKAGHHWTVLQRLPIALLRIVLKAVPLLVFIVAAIALMSALTDEGSPGERVLDSLIQIFAICRAIALAGEFFFAPQTPRLRLLRLSDTWAQFAQRWVIRLVAVLGVGAGIAAVPLPLGLAPEAHLAIVKVVTLIGHVMISILILQCRRPVARWIRKSMNKDHSLLIVGNWLADVWAGLAVFFVMALWFVWALDVHNGYRVLLHRGGLSVLVLIGARLVAMVTFGVLGRIFKLKEGETGSIAFQHAYRYYPLLRRIASAIILLIMANLLLSAWGIHVWHTLASGSIGSRLASAFTTIAVAAIIALVVWESINIALERRLDVWTADGDIVRAARLRTLVPMLRAVVFIVIALVVVLTGLSELGVNTAPLLAGASIFGVALGFGSQKLVQDFITGIFLLMENALQVGDWVTLAGVSGTVEYLSIRTVRLRGSDGSLYTVPFSSVSTVNNTNRGIGNAAVSVSIVYGQDIDLAVATLKEIGDALREDERFKDGILSDFAYWGVDKVDGALVTMSGQVQCRDTKRWAVQREFNLQIAQRFKEKGIEIANPQRNVLVGEGVIERPEAVDPQAAKARGEQSASSTQTQGRVRNA, from the coding sequence TTGGGTGTCGCTTCTCCATCCGGTGCCGCGACGCCCGCGGCCGCTCCCGCCTCGAATCCCTCCCCCGTCGCGCTGACGCCCGATGAGGCGCGCCGCGCGCTCGAAGTGCTCAACGACCCCGCGCGCCGCGTGCAGATCGAGGACACGCTGCGCGCGATCGCCGCGGCGGGCGCGCTCAGCGCACCGCCGGCCTCGGCGGCGGTTCCCGCATCGGCGGCGGCCTCGGCGCCGAGTGCCGCGAGCGCCGCGTCGGGCACCTTGACGTCCGCGTTCAAGGCGAATGGGCTCGCATCGCAGCTATCGCGTCAGGTGGCGGGCGGGCTGCACGTTGTCAGCGGCGCGCTCGGGCGCTCGACCGCCGCCTTGCTCGATACGCAATCGGTGCGCGCGTGGTGGCGCGATGAAATGGCGAGTCCGCAGGGCGTTGCGTTGCTGTGGCATCTCGCGTGGGTCGTGCTCGGCACGCTGATCCCGGCGGGCTTGCTTGCGGCGCTGACGCACTATGTGTTCAAGAAGCGTGTGCGGGCGCTGGTGGGGCGCAAGATCGAAATCGAGGAAGAGGCGATGCGTGCGGCGCGGCGGCATGCGGCTGCAACTGAAGCGGAAGCCAAACCGCCTGCGTCCGCAGCGGACGTTGCGGCATCCGCTGCCGCAGCGCGTGCAACGGACACCGCCGCGGCACGCATCGCACGTAATGCGGAGAAGGCGGGGCACCATTGGACCGTGCTGCAACGCTTGCCGATCGCGCTCTTGCGCATCGTGCTCAAGGCCGTGCCGCTCTTGGTGTTCATCGTCGCCGCGATTGCGCTGATGTCCGCGCTCACCGACGAAGGCAGTCCCGGCGAGCGCGTGCTCGACTCGCTGATCCAGATCTTCGCGATTTGCCGCGCGATCGCGCTTGCGGGCGAGTTCTTCTTCGCGCCGCAAACACCGAGGCTGCGTCTATTGAGGCTATCGGACACGTGGGCGCAATTCGCGCAGCGCTGGGTCATCCGGCTCGTCGCTGTGCTCGGCGTGGGCGCGGGCATCGCCGCGGTGCCGCTGCCGCTTGGTCTCGCACCCGAGGCGCACTTGGCGATCGTGAAGGTCGTCACGCTGATCGGCCACGTGATGATCTCGATCCTGATCCTGCAATGCCGCCGTCCGGTTGCGCGCTGGATTCGCAAATCCATGAACAAGGATCACTCGCTTCTCATCGTCGGCAATTGGCTCGCCGACGTATGGGCAGGCCTCGCGGTGTTCTTCGTGATGGCGCTGTGGTTCGTCTGGGCGCTCGACGTGCACAACGGCTATCGCGTGCTGTTGCATCGCGGCGGGCTGTCGGTGCTCGTGCTGATCGGCGCGCGCCTGGTCGCGATGGTGACGTTCGGCGTGCTCGGCCGCATTTTCAAGCTCAAAGAGGGAGAGACGGGTTCGATCGCGTTTCAGCACGCATATCGCTACTACCCGCTGCTGCGCCGTATCGCGTCGGCGATCATCTTGCTCATAATGGCCAACCTCCTGCTTTCCGCGTGGGGCATCCACGTGTGGCATACGCTGGCGAGCGGCAGCATCGGCTCGCGGCTCGCGTCGGCGTTCACGACGATCGCGGTCGCGGCGATCATCGCGCTCGTCGTGTGGGAGTCGATCAACATCGCGCTCGAACGCCGGCTCGACGTCTGGACCGCCGATGGCGATATCGTGCGCGCGGCACGGCTGCGCACGCTGGTGCCGATGCTGCGCGCGGTCGTCTTCATCGTGATCGCGCTGGTGGTGGTGCTGACGGGCTTGAGCGAGCTCGGCGTGAACACGGCGCCGTTGCTTGCGGGCGCAAGCATTTTCGGCGTCGCGCTCGGCTTCGGTTCGCAAAAGCTCGTGCAGGACTTCATCACGGGGATCTTCCTGCTGATGGAGAACGCGTTGCAGGTGGGCGACTGGGTGACGCTCGCGGGCGTCTCGGGCACGGTCGAGTACTTGTCGATCCGCACCGTGCGCCTGCGCGGCAGCGACGGCTCGCTCTATACCGTTCCGTTCAGCTCGGTGTCGACTGTCAACAACACGAATCGCGGCATCGGCAATGCGGCGGTTTCGGTGAGCATCGTCTACGGCCAGGACATCGATCTCGCTGTCGCGACGCTCAAGGAGATCGGCGACGCCCTGCGTGAAGACGAGCGCTTCAAGGACGGCATCTTGTCCGACTTCGCGTATTGGGGCGTCGATAAGGTCGATGGCGCGTTGGTGACGATGAGCGGCCAGGTGCAATGCCGCGATACGAAGCGCTGGGCGGTGCAGCGCGAATTCAATTTGCAGATTGCGCAGCGGTTTAAGGAGAAGGGGATTGAGATCGCGAATCCGCAGCGGAATGTGCTCGTGGGGGAAGGGGTGATTGAGAGACCGGAGGCAGTTGATCCGCAAGCAGCTAAGGCGCGAGGTGAACAGTCGGCTTCGAGCACGCAAACGCAGGGACGCGTGCGCAATGCGTAG
- a CDS encoding NAD-glutamate dehydrogenase: MEAKNEDAVAHLINDVVDYARGRLPEPVFTAVEPFLLHYYEQADADDVQSRSIADLYGAAMAHWQTAQKFVSGSEQLRVYNPVLDQHGWYSDHTVIEIVNDDMPFLVDSVTMEVNRCGLALHSGLHPVFRVWRGANGAIERVALGGAAAAGAADAAPSRLESFIHFEIDRCGDAAKLAELRANLARILGDVRAAVEDWPKITEVAKSTIKDMLARETSAEGVEARAFLEWMVADHFTFLGQRDYELVTHDGGFALRGIPGTGSGILREALRTADTPDLTPLPAAAADIISGPTPIFLTKANSRATVHRPGYLDYAGVKFVGEDGKLRERRFIGLYTSTAYTGSAYEIPIVRRKCANIVRRAGFLAKGHLYKSLVTVLEQYPRDEMFQTSEDELHDIALGVLRLQEHQRTRLFVRRDRFDRFVSCLVFVPREKYNTDLRRRIAKLLTGAFNGTAVEFTPLLSESPLARIHIVVRTQPGALPEVDTRELEARLVQATRRWQDDLADALLDSFGEEEGNRLLQHYGDSFPAGYREDYAARTAVRDIELIEQVQNGKPLAMNLYRPIEAAPRAFRFKVFRTEQAIALSRSLPMLEHLGVRVDEERPYLIEPEGSKPAWVHDFGLELADDVEFDIERVKTLFEDAFERVWSGEIESDDFNRLVLRAQLGSREVTILRAYAKYLRQVGSTFSDAYIERAVTGNPALARQLVELFIARFDPALGDTRGAYTEQLTKNLEAALDQVPNLDEDRILRQFLGVINATVRTNYFRRAVDGKPLPYLSFKLNPAKVPGLPEPKPMFEIWVYSPRVEGVHLRGGRVARGGLRWSDRREDFRTEVLGLMKAQMVKNTVIVPVGSKGGFVVKNPPPAGDREAFMREGVSCYQTFLCGLLDVTDNRVAGAIVPPPNVVRADSDDPYLVVAADKGTATFSDYANAISHEYGFWLDDAFASGGSVGYDHKKMAITARGAWESVKRHFREMGVDTQATDFTVVGVGDMSGDVFGNGMLLSPHIRLVAAFDHRHVFLDPNPDPAVSLKERQRLFALERSSWADYDTSTISAGGGVYPRTAKTIPVSPAMQAVLGIHAATLAPVDLIRAILLAPVDLLYNGGIGTYVKSSRETHLQVGDRANDAVRVNGAELRVKVVAEGGNLGLTQLGRIEFAQKGGRINTDAIDNSAGVDCSDHEVNIKILLGLVMADGEMTEKQRNKQLADMTDEVGLLVLRDNYYQTQALSIAGRYVAELLEPEARLMRYLERLGRLNRVIEFLPTDDEVTERIAAKQGLTSPERAVLLAYSKMWLYDELLESDVPEDPLVAGMLVDYFPTPLQTRFAEPMQRHPLKREILATHLTNALVNRVGCEFIHRLQEETDATPGDIVRACIVARDVFDLDDVWRRIDALDNRVADDVQARMFVEVARLVERAALWFLRHLQTSVERTDSDGVAALIARCRDAAQRLAPQLPELLPPEDLEALQERQRALVEAGVDGELAMRVVSREISAAVLDIADVAAASGRPLELVAGVYFSLATQLNYGFISERASALPTHTHWDLLARAAALAEFARLRRVVAISALGEARELNTAEAIANAWRDKRTAALERHARLIAEQRATGGASLSMLLVLVREMAVLERA, translated from the coding sequence ATGGAAGCGAAGAACGAAGATGCTGTCGCGCACCTGATCAACGATGTCGTGGATTACGCGCGGGGACGATTGCCGGAACCCGTCTTCACCGCGGTAGAACCCTTCCTGCTGCATTACTACGAACAGGCCGATGCGGACGACGTGCAGAGCCGCAGCATCGCCGACCTCTATGGCGCCGCGATGGCGCACTGGCAGACGGCGCAGAAGTTCGTCTCGGGCAGCGAGCAACTGCGCGTCTACAACCCGGTGCTCGATCAGCACGGCTGGTATTCCGACCACACGGTCATTGAAATCGTCAACGACGACATGCCGTTCCTCGTCGACTCGGTGACGATGGAGGTGAACCGCTGCGGGCTCGCGCTGCATTCCGGGTTGCACCCGGTGTTCCGGGTCTGGCGCGGCGCGAACGGCGCCATCGAACGCGTCGCGCTCGGCGGCGCAGCGGCGGCGGGTGCCGCCGATGCGGCGCCTTCCCGGCTCGAATCGTTCATCCACTTCGAGATCGACCGCTGCGGTGACGCAGCGAAACTCGCGGAGCTTCGCGCGAATCTCGCGCGCATCCTGGGCGACGTGCGCGCCGCGGTCGAGGATTGGCCGAAGATCACCGAGGTCGCGAAGAGCACGATCAAGGACATGCTCGCGCGCGAGACGTCCGCCGAAGGCGTCGAGGCGCGCGCCTTCCTCGAATGGATGGTCGCCGACCATTTCACTTTTCTAGGCCAGCGCGATTACGAACTCGTCACCCACGACGGCGGCTTCGCGCTGCGTGGTATACCCGGTACCGGATCCGGCATTCTGCGTGAGGCATTGCGCACCGCGGACACGCCCGATCTCACGCCGCTGCCGGCGGCGGCAGCCGACATCATCAGCGGGCCGACGCCGATTTTCCTGACGAAAGCCAACTCGCGCGCCACCGTGCACAGGCCGGGATATCTCGACTATGCGGGTGTGAAGTTCGTCGGCGAAGACGGCAAGCTGCGCGAGCGGCGCTTCATCGGCCTCTATACGTCGACCGCGTATACCGGTTCCGCTTACGAGATTCCGATCGTGCGCCGCAAATGCGCGAACATCGTGAGGCGCGCCGGGTTTCTCGCGAAGGGGCACTTGTACAAGTCGCTCGTGACGGTGCTCGAGCAGTATCCGCGCGACGAGATGTTCCAGACGAGCGAAGACGAACTCCACGACATCGCGCTCGGCGTGCTGCGCCTGCAAGAGCATCAGCGCACGCGGCTCTTCGTGCGGCGCGACCGCTTCGACCGCTTCGTGTCGTGCCTCGTCTTCGTGCCGCGCGAAAAGTACAACACCGATTTGCGCCGCCGCATCGCGAAGCTGCTGACGGGCGCTTTCAACGGCACGGCCGTCGAATTCACGCCTTTGCTGTCGGAGTCGCCGCTTGCGCGCATCCATATCGTCGTGCGCACGCAGCCCGGCGCGCTGCCCGAAGTCGATACGCGCGAACTCGAAGCGCGCCTCGTGCAAGCGACGCGCCGCTGGCAGGACGACCTCGCCGACGCGCTGCTCGACAGCTTCGGCGAAGAGGAGGGCAACCGCCTGCTGCAACACTACGGCGATTCGTTCCCGGCCGGCTATCGCGAGGACTACGCGGCGCGCACGGCGGTGCGCGATATCGAGCTGATCGAACAGGTGCAGAACGGCAAGCCGCTCGCGATGAATCTGTATCGGCCGATCGAGGCGGCGCCGCGCGCGTTTCGCTTCAAGGTCTTCCGCACCGAACAGGCGATCGCGTTGTCGCGCAGTCTGCCGATGCTCGAGCATCTCGGCGTGCGCGTCGATGAAGAACGGCCGTACCTGATCGAGCCGGAAGGCTCGAAGCCGGCCTGGGTGCACGATTTCGGCCTGGAGCTGGCCGACGACGTCGAGTTCGATATCGAACGCGTGAAGACGCTGTTCGAGGATGCGTTCGAGCGTGTCTGGTCCGGTGAGATCGAAAGCGACGATTTCAACCGCCTCGTGCTGCGCGCCCAGCTCGGCTCGCGCGAAGTGACGATATTGCGCGCCTACGCGAAGTATTTGCGCCAAGTGGGCTCCACGTTCAGCGATGCTTATATCGAACGCGCGGTGACCGGCAACCCGGCGCTCGCGCGCCAGCTCGTCGAATTGTTCATCGCACGCTTCGACCCGGCGCTCGGCGACACGCGCGGCGCTTACACCGAGCAGCTGACGAAGAATCTCGAGGCCGCGCTGGACCAAGTGCCGAATCTCGATGAGGACCGCATCCTGCGGCAGTTCCTCGGCGTGATCAACGCGACGGTCCGCACCAACTACTTCCGCCGCGCGGTCGACGGCAAGCCGCTGCCGTATCTGTCGTTCAAGCTCAATCCGGCGAAGGTGCCGGGGCTGCCCGAGCCGAAGCCGATGTTCGAGATCTGGGTGTACTCGCCGCGTGTCGAAGGCGTGCACTTGCGCGGCGGACGTGTCGCGCGCGGCGGCCTGCGCTGGTCGGATCGCCGCGAGGACTTCCGCACCGAAGTGCTTGGGCTGATGAAGGCGCAAATGGTGAAGAACACCGTGATCGTGCCGGTCGGATCGAAGGGCGGCTTCGTCGTGAAGAACCCGCCGCCGGCCGGCGATCGCGAAGCGTTCATGCGCGAAGGCGTCAGTTGCTACCAGACCTTCCTGTGCGGCCTGCTCGACGTCACGGACAATCGCGTCGCCGGCGCGATCGTGCCGCCGCCGAACGTCGTTCGCGCCGATTCCGACGACCCCTATCTCGTCGTCGCCGCCGACAAGGGCACGGCCACGTTCTCCGACTACGCGAACGCGATCTCGCACGAATACGGCTTCTGGCTCGACGATGCGTTCGCGTCGGGCGGCTCGGTCGGCTACGACCACAAGAAGATGGCGATCACCGCGCGCGGCGCGTGGGAATCGGTGAAGCGCCATTTCCGCGAAATGGGCGTCGATACGCAGGCGACCGATTTCACGGTGGTCGGTGTCGGCGACATGTCGGGCGACGTGTTCGGCAACGGCATGCTGCTGTCGCCGCATATCCGGCTCGTGGCGGCGTTCGACCACCGGCATGTGTTCCTCGATCCGAATCCGGACCCGGCGGTGAGCTTGAAAGAGCGTCAGCGCCTCTTCGCGCTCGAACGATCGAGCTGGGCCGATTACGATACGTCGACGATCTCGGCGGGCGGCGGCGTGTATCCGCGCACGGCGAAGACCATTCCCGTGTCGCCCGCGATGCAGGCGGTGCTCGGCATCCATGCCGCAACACTTGCGCCTGTCGACCTGATTCGCGCGATTCTGCTCGCGCCGGTCGATCTGCTCTACAACGGCGGCATCGGCACCTACGTGAAATCGAGCCGCGAGACGCATCTGCAAGTGGGCGACCGCGCGAACGACGCGGTGCGCGTGAACGGTGCGGAGCTGCGCGTGAAGGTGGTCGCCGAGGGCGGCAATCTCGGGCTCACGCAGCTCGGGCGCATCGAGTTCGCACAGAAGGGCGGCCGCATCAATACCGATGCGATCGACAATTCCGCGGGCGTCGATTGCTCGGATCACGAGGTCAACATCAAGATTCTGCTCGGCCTCGTGATGGCCGACGGCGAGATGACCGAGAAGCAGCGCAACAAGCAGCTCGCCGACATGACCGACGAAGTGGGCCTGCTCGTGCTGCGCGACAACTACTATCAAACGCAGGCGCTGTCGATCGCGGGGCGCTACGTCGCCGAGTTGCTCGAGCCCGAGGCGCGGCTGATGCGCTACCTCGAACGCCTGGGGCGGCTGAATCGCGTGATCGAATTCCTGCCGACCGACGATGAGGTCACCGAGCGGATCGCCGCGAAACAGGGGCTCACGTCGCCCGAGCGCGCCGTGCTGCTCGCCTACAGCAAGATGTGGCTCTACGACGAATTGCTCGAATCCGACGTGCCGGAAGACCCGCTTGTCGCCGGCATGCTGGTCGACTATTTCCCGACCCCGCTGCAAACGCGTTTTGCCGAACCGATGCAGCGGCATCCGCTCAAGCGTGAAATCCTCGCGACGCATTTGACCAACGCGCTCGTGAATCGCGTGGGCTGCGAGTTCATTCATCGCTTGCAGGAGGAGACGGACGCAACGCCCGGCGATATCGTGCGGGCGTGCATCGTCGCGCGCGACGTGTTCGATCTCGACGACGTCTGGCGCCGCATCGATGCGCTCGATAACCGCGTCGCCGACGACGTGCAGGCGCGCATGTTCGTCGAAGTGGCGCGGCTCGTCGAGCGTGCGGCGCTGTGGTTCCTGCGGCACTTGCAGACGAGCGTCGAGCGTACCGACAGCGACGGCGTCGCCGCGCTCATCGCGCGCTGCCGCGATGCGGCGCAACGGCTCGCGCCGCAATTGCCGGAGCTGTTGCCCCCGGAGGACCTCGAAGCCTTGCAGGAACGGCAGCGCGCGCTCGTGGAGGCGGGCGTCGATGGCGAGCTCGCGATGCGCGTGGTGAGCCGCGAGATTTCGGCTGCGGTGCTCGATATCGCCGATGTCGCGGCGGCGAGCGGGCGACCGCTCGAACTCGTCGCAGGCGTGTATTTTTCGCTCGCGACGCAGCTCAACTACGGGTTCATTTCCGAGCGGGCGAGCGCGCTGCCCACGCACACGCATTGGGACCTGCTCGCGCGTGCGGCTGCGCTGGCGGAGTTCGCTCGCTTGAGGCGCGTCGTGGCGATCAGCGCGCTCGGCGAGGCGCGCGAGCTGAACACCGCAGAAGCGATCGCGAACGCGTGGCGCGACAAGCGGACGGCGGCCCTCGAACGCCACGCGCGCTTGATTGCGGAGCAGCGGGCCACGGGCGGCGCGAGCCTGTCGATGCTGCTCGTGCTCGTGCGGGAAATGGCCGTGCTGGAACGGGCTTGA
- a CDS encoding DUF3455 domain-containing protein: MNKPVRSNGRAVRLLAAGASWIAMSASFTAGAQTAVPPALQPEGATVVASLAASGVQIYVCKRDAANQLAWVFKAPQADLYDASGKLTVKHGAGPSWESADGSKITGKVLQHAANPDDAGAIPMLLLQATDAGGPGLLSTVRYVQRLATHGGAAPAASCTQEGQEGRSPYTAQYVFLQ; encoded by the coding sequence ATGAATAAACCTGTCCGCTCGAACGGCCGCGCCGTTCGCCTTTTAGCCGCCGGCGCGAGTTGGATCGCGATGTCGGCATCTTTCACCGCCGGCGCTCAAACGGCCGTGCCGCCGGCCCTCCAGCCCGAGGGCGCGACCGTGGTGGCGTCGCTGGCGGCATCCGGTGTACAGATCTATGTATGCAAGCGCGACGCCGCCAACCAGCTCGCGTGGGTCTTCAAGGCGCCGCAGGCCGATCTGTACGATGCTTCCGGCAAGCTTACGGTCAAGCACGGGGCGGGCCCCTCGTGGGAGTCGGCGGACGGCAGCAAGATCACCGGCAAGGTGCTGCAGCACGCCGCCAATCCCGACGATGCCGGCGCGATTCCGATGCTGCTCCTGCAGGCGACCGACGCGGGCGGCCCCGGGCTGCTGAGCACGGTGCGCTACGTGCAGCGCTTGGCCACGCACGGCGGCGCGGCGCCCGCCGCATCTTGCACGCAAGAGGGGCAGGAAGGGCGCAGCCCTTACACCGCTCAGTACGTGTTCCTTCAGTAA
- the pqqA gene encoding pyrroloquinoline quinone precursor peptide PqqA — MQWTTPSYTDIRLGFEITMYVATR, encoded by the coding sequence ATGCAATGGACGACGCCTAGCTACACCGACATCCGTCTTGGTTTCGAAATCACGATGTATGTCGCCACGCGTTAG